A window of Bradyrhizobium sp. AZCC 1610 contains these coding sequences:
- a CDS encoding invasion associated locus B family protein → MKISVKFVVALALTFGWPGHGQAQSAKAKNAAPTAQATPAPAAADGAPANTPAPPGWVARCSSASRGAPLECAIEQSAVLTKTGQLIVLINVRVSAETRAPIALVQLPLGLNLPAGAKLQVDDGKTSELQIQTCEARGCYANLQISPDVLAALKSGKQLKVSFQNMAKETITIPMPLADFAAAYEKIK, encoded by the coding sequence GTGAAGATTTCAGTAAAGTTTGTCGTCGCGTTGGCCCTGACATTCGGATGGCCCGGCCATGGCCAGGCGCAATCGGCCAAAGCCAAAAACGCGGCGCCCACGGCGCAGGCAACCCCGGCTCCCGCCGCGGCCGATGGAGCGCCCGCCAACACGCCCGCCCCTCCCGGCTGGGTTGCGCGGTGCAGCAGCGCAAGCCGCGGCGCGCCGCTCGAATGCGCGATCGAGCAGAGCGCGGTTCTGACCAAGACCGGCCAGTTGATCGTGCTGATCAATGTCCGCGTATCAGCCGAAACCCGCGCGCCGATCGCGCTGGTGCAATTGCCGCTCGGGCTCAACCTGCCGGCCGGCGCCAAGCTTCAGGTCGACGACGGCAAGACGTCCGAGCTGCAGATCCAGACCTGCGAGGCGCGCGGCTGCTACGCCAACCTCCAGATTTCGCCTGACGTGCTGGCCGCGTTGAAATCCGGCAAGCAGTTGAAGGTTTCGTTCCAGAATATGGCCAAGGAAACCATCACGATTCCCATGCCGCTGGCCGATTTCGCCGCGGCGTATGAGAAGATCAAGTAG
- the exbD gene encoding TonB system transport protein ExbD — protein sequence MGASIADTDVDDDSDFAESHEINVTPFIDVILVLLIIFMVAAPLSTVDLPIDLPTSTATPQKKPDKPTYVSIKPDLSVAIGENMVKRVDLVRSLDAMPDASKERHVFLRADRAVPYGELMDILEILRAGGYSKIKLVALEGVPDGAASQAAAPAKP from the coding sequence ATGGGCGCCTCGATCGCAGACACCGACGTCGATGACGACAGCGATTTTGCGGAATCGCACGAAATCAACGTCACGCCGTTCATCGACGTCATTCTCGTCCTGCTGATCATCTTCATGGTCGCGGCGCCGCTATCGACCGTCGACCTGCCGATCGATCTGCCGACGTCGACCGCCACCCCGCAGAAGAAGCCGGACAAGCCGACTTATGTGAGCATCAAGCCGGATCTCTCGGTTGCGATCGGGGAAAACATGGTCAAGCGCGTCGACCTGGTGCGCTCGCTCGATGCGATGCCGGATGCCAGCAAGGAGCGCCACGTCTTTCTGCGCGCCGATCGCGCGGTACCCTATGGCGAGTTGATGGACATTCTCGAAATCCTGCGCGCCGGCGGCTATTCGAAGATCAAGCTGGTGGCGCTCGAAGGTGTTCCAGATGGAGCGGCGTCGCAAGCGGCGGCGCCGGCAAAGCCTTGA
- the tnpB gene encoding IS66 family insertion sequence element accessory protein TnpB (TnpB, as the term is used for proteins encoded by IS66 family insertion elements, is considered an accessory protein, since TnpC, encoded by a neighboring gene, is a DDE family transposase.), with product MIPLPQGVRVWLATGHTDMRKGFASLSLLVQEVLRRDPLSGHLFCFRGRRGDLLKVIWHDGQGACLFTKRLERGRFLWPSVADGAITISPAQLGYLLSGIDWRHPQESWRPTSVG from the coding sequence ATGATCCCACTTCCGCAGGGGGTGCGGGTCTGGCTCGCGACCGGCCACACCGATATGAGGAAGGGGTTTGCGAGCCTGTCGTTGCTGGTGCAGGAGGTGCTGCGGCGCGATCCGCTGAGCGGTCATCTGTTCTGCTTCCGGGGACGTCGGGGCGATCTGTTGAAGGTGATCTGGCACGACGGCCAAGGCGCGTGCCTGTTCACGAAGCGGCTGGAGCGAGGCCGCTTTTTGTGGCCGAGCGTGGCGGACGGCGCGATAACGATCTCTCCGGCGCAGCTCGGCTATCTGCTGTCGGGGATCGATTGGCGCCATCCGCAGGAAAGTTGGCGTCCGACGTCGGTGGGATGA
- the exbB gene encoding tonB-system energizer ExbB: MNMSLSRTTLTVISTLAMLSLAMPSSAQQGTAPAAPSAVQQAPAVSQTPAAPVQAAQPAQAPAASAGVTAPSDATAAPADREGKLSKAAAAVPRELSPWSMYQDADVVVKAVMIGLAFASLVTWTIFIAKMFELTVVQGKLRRALAKIADARSLAEAQFALGAKGSVLASFLAAAMREARLSAGISSDAGIKERAASSFAEIVRAEARRIRLGMGLLATIGATSPFVGLFGTVWGIMNSFIGISKSQTTNLAVVAPGIAEALLATAIGLVAAIPAVIIYNHFARVTKGYLELVNRASGVAGRLLSRDLDRTHVSGGQRARGAAE, translated from the coding sequence ATGAATATGTCACTTTCTCGCACGACACTTACGGTGATCTCGACGCTGGCGATGCTATCGCTGGCGATGCCGTCCTCGGCCCAGCAGGGCACGGCTCCCGCAGCCCCGTCCGCGGTCCAGCAGGCTCCCGCCGTTTCGCAAACCCCTGCGGCGCCAGTCCAGGCAGCGCAGCCGGCTCAGGCCCCAGCGGCGAGCGCCGGCGTGACCGCACCTTCGGATGCGACCGCCGCACCGGCCGATCGTGAAGGCAAATTGTCGAAGGCGGCGGCCGCCGTGCCGCGCGAGTTGTCGCCGTGGTCAATGTATCAGGATGCCGACGTCGTGGTGAAGGCCGTGATGATCGGTCTTGCCTTTGCTTCGCTGGTGACCTGGACCATCTTCATCGCCAAGATGTTCGAGCTGACCGTGGTTCAGGGTAAGCTGCGCAGGGCTCTTGCCAAGATCGCCGACGCACGGTCGCTGGCGGAAGCGCAATTCGCGCTGGGCGCCAAGGGCAGCGTGCTGGCATCCTTCCTTGCAGCGGCGATGCGCGAGGCGCGGCTGTCGGCCGGCATCTCGAGCGACGCGGGCATCAAGGAGCGCGCCGCTTCCAGTTTTGCTGAAATCGTGCGCGCCGAGGCACGGCGCATCCGGCTCGGCATGGGACTGTTAGCGACCATCGGCGCGACGTCGCCCTTCGTCGGACTGTTCGGCACCGTCTGGGGCATCATGAACAGCTTCATCGGCATTTCGAAATCGCAGACCACGAACCTGGCCGTGGTGGCGCCCGGCATCGCCGAAGCGCTGCTGGCCACCGCCATCGGTCTCGTCGCCGCGATCCCCGCCGTCATCATCTACAATCACTTCGCGCGGGTTACCAAAGGCTACCTGGAACTGGTCAACCGGGCGTCGGGCGTTGCGGGGCGGCTATTGTCGCGCGATCTCGACCGCACACACGTCAGCGGCGGGCAGCGCGCCCGCGGGGCAGCGGAGTAG
- the tnpC gene encoding IS66 family transposase translates to MILAERAARVEAEAVAAGAKAEAATAQADLSSHEALIAHLKLQIEKLRRELYGSRSERTARLLEQMELQLEDLEAAATEDELAAEKAAARTETVKSFERRRPSRKPFPEHLPRERVVIAAPENCPCCGSAKLSKLGEDVTETLEVVPRSWKVIQTVRERFSCRSCETIAQPPAPFHVTPRGFAGPNLLAMILFEKFGQHQPLNRQSERYAREGIDLSVSTLADQVGACTTVLQPLHALIEAHVLAAERLHGDDTTIPILAKGKTVKGHIWTYVRDDRSFGSRAPPAALYYASRDRRHEHPVRHLRDFAGILQADAYDGYNELYAAFRLPGPITSALCWAHARRQFFELADIAANARRGKKAAAISPVALEAVRRIDMLFDIERGINGLVADERRRVRKEQSAPLVTALEAWLREERARLSRSASVVEPIDYMLKRWDRFARFIDDGRICLTNNAAERALRGFALGRKSWLFAGSERGADRAAAMATLIMTAKLNDIDPLAWLADVLGRIAGIPQGRLHELLPWEWKRTASNPAAAQAA, encoded by the coding sequence ATGATCCTCGCGGAGCGCGCCGCGCGAGTGGAAGCGGAAGCTGTTGCGGCGGGCGCCAAAGCCGAGGCGGCCACCGCTCAGGCGGACCTCTCCAGCCATGAAGCGCTGATCGCCCATCTGAAACTCCAGATCGAGAAGCTGCGGCGCGAACTCTACGGCAGCCGCTCGGAACGCACGGCGCGGCTTCTCGAACAGATGGAACTGCAACTGGAAGACCTGGAGGCCGCCGCAACCGAGGATGAACTGGCAGCGGAGAAAGCGGCGGCGCGAACGGAGACGGTCAAGTCGTTCGAGCGCAGGCGACCTTCGCGCAAACCCTTTCCCGAGCATTTGCCGCGTGAGCGCGTGGTGATTGCTGCGCCCGAGAATTGTCCCTGCTGCGGCTCGGCGAAGCTGTCGAAGCTCGGCGAGGACGTCACTGAGACGCTGGAGGTCGTTCCCAGGTCCTGGAAGGTGATCCAGACGGTGCGGGAGAGATTCTCCTGCCGGAGCTGCGAGACGATCGCGCAGCCACCGGCACCGTTCCATGTGACGCCGCGCGGCTTCGCTGGGCCGAACCTTCTGGCCATGATCCTGTTCGAGAAGTTCGGCCAGCACCAGCCGCTGAACCGGCAGAGCGAGCGATATGCCCGCGAGGGGATCGATCTGAGCGTATCGACACTGGCCGACCAGGTGGGCGCCTGCACGACGGTGCTGCAGCCACTCCACGCGCTGATCGAGGCCCATGTCCTGGCCGCGGAACGGTTGCACGGTGACGACACCACGATCCCGATCCTGGCGAAGGGCAAGACGGTCAAGGGGCACATCTGGACCTACGTCCGTGACGATCGTTCCTTCGGCAGTCGGGCACCGCCGGCGGCGCTGTATTACGCCTCGCGCGACCGACGGCACGAACATCCCGTCCGGCATCTTCGCGACTTCGCCGGCATTCTGCAGGCCGACGCTTATGACGGGTACAACGAGCTTTACGCGGCGTTCCGCTTGCCGGGGCCGATCACATCGGCGCTGTGTTGGGCGCACGCAAGGCGGCAGTTCTTCGAGTTGGCTGATATTGCCGCCAATGCCCGGCGTGGCAAGAAGGCAGCCGCGATCTCGCCTGTCGCGCTGGAGGCCGTCAGGCGCATCGATATGCTGTTTGATATCGAGCGCGGCATCAATGGCCTTGTCGCTGACGAGCGGCGGCGCGTCCGCAAGGAGCAGAGCGCCCCTCTTGTGACGGCCCTGGAAGCCTGGCTGCGGGAGGAGCGTGCCCGCCTGTCGCGCTCGGCCTCCGTTGTCGAGCCGATCGACTACATGCTCAAGCGTTGGGACCGGTTTGCGCGATTCATCGACGACGGCCGGATCTGCCTCACCAACAACGCGGCCGAACGCGCGCTGCGCGGCTTTGCTCTGGGACGCAAATCCTGGCTGTTCGCCGGCTCCGAACGCGGTGCCGATCGTGCCGCTGCCATGGCCACGCTAATCATGACGGCGAAGCTCAACGATATCGATCCGCTGGCCTGGCTTGCCGACGTACTCGGCCGCATCGCCGGCATCCCGCAGGGGCGGCTCCATGAGCTGCTGCCCTGGGAATGGAAACGCACGGCGTCAAATCCCGCCGCCGCTCAGGCAGCCTAA
- a CDS encoding efflux RND transporter periplasmic adaptor subunit, with product MSRSHTVRWVLLLAAIGALGYLGWQRFHGENHAAQANAQQRAPAHVAVPVKIATVEKADFPVYLTGLGTVQGFNTVLVRTRVDGQINRIAFQEGQFVREGDTLVEIDPRPFQAALDQAKAKKAQDQANLANANLDLQRSTRLGEFATRQQTDTQRALVAQLTAQVAGDDAAIANAQTQLDYATVKAPFSGIAGLRQVDVGNIVNAATQTGIVSIAQIEPIAVIFTAPEDQLPEIKAALAAGSPKTIALSTDGKRVLSTGTLSLINNQVDTSSGTIRLKAVFDNKDHALWPGQSVSTRLLVATLKDATVVPDDAVQHGSDGLYAYTVNQDNKAELRKIKVTRSIDGRSVVDEGLSPGERVITAGQFKVQPGTSVTTAVASSEPAQSRDARE from the coding sequence ATGTCGAGGTCGCACACCGTCCGTTGGGTTTTGTTGCTCGCAGCGATCGGCGCGCTGGGTTACCTGGGCTGGCAGCGCTTCCACGGCGAGAACCACGCCGCACAGGCCAATGCCCAACAGCGTGCTCCGGCCCATGTCGCCGTTCCCGTCAAGATCGCCACTGTCGAGAAGGCCGATTTTCCTGTCTATCTGACCGGCCTCGGCACCGTTCAAGGCTTCAACACGGTGCTGGTCCGCACCCGGGTCGACGGCCAGATCAACAGGATCGCGTTTCAGGAAGGCCAGTTCGTTCGCGAAGGCGACACGCTGGTCGAGATCGATCCGCGGCCGTTCCAGGCTGCGCTCGATCAGGCCAAGGCCAAGAAGGCGCAGGACCAGGCCAATCTCGCCAATGCCAACCTCGACCTGCAGCGCTCCACCCGGCTCGGTGAGTTCGCGACCCGCCAGCAAACGGATACCCAGCGTGCTTTGGTCGCGCAACTGACGGCGCAGGTGGCCGGCGACGATGCAGCAATCGCCAATGCGCAGACGCAGCTCGATTACGCGACCGTCAAGGCGCCGTTCTCGGGCATTGCCGGCCTGCGCCAGGTCGATGTCGGCAACATCGTCAACGCCGCGACGCAGACCGGCATTGTCAGCATCGCCCAGATCGAGCCGATCGCGGTGATTTTCACTGCGCCGGAAGACCAGTTGCCGGAGATCAAGGCCGCGCTGGCAGCCGGGTCTCCCAAAACGATCGCGCTCTCCACCGACGGCAAGCGGGTGCTGTCCACCGGCACGCTTTCGCTGATCAACAACCAGGTTGACACGTCGAGCGGAACGATCAGGCTCAAGGCGGTGTTCGACAACAAGGATCACGCGCTGTGGCCGGGCCAGTCGGTTTCGACCCGGCTGCTGGTTGCAACGCTGAAGGACGCGACCGTGGTTCCCGACGACGCCGTGCAGCATGGCAGCGATGGTCTCTATGCCTACACGGTCAACCAGGACAACAAGGCCGAGCTCCGCAAGATCAAGGTGACACGCTCGATCGACGGACGTTCCGTCGTCGATGAGGGACTGTCGCCCGGCGAGCGGGTGATCACGGCGGGCCAGTTCAAGGTGCAGCCGGGCACGTCAGTCACGACGGCGGTCGCCAGTTCGGAGCCAGCCCAATCCAGGGATGCCCGAGAATGA
- the tnpA gene encoding IS66-like element accessory protein TnpA — translation MDAKHRIVAESYSGPRLVSVTARRNGLSASQLFTWRRLAREGRLVEADETTVFAPAIIRGESLAGSQTSVPEHVVPAENVPSPSCLTTASGRIEIVLMHGPRVIVDTGVDAAALRRVLDVLERP, via the coding sequence TTGGACGCGAAGCACCGGATCGTGGCGGAGAGCTATAGCGGGCCACGGCTTGTGTCGGTGACGGCGCGGCGAAACGGGCTGTCCGCGAGCCAATTGTTCACGTGGCGCCGGCTGGCTCGGGAAGGCCGGCTTGTCGAGGCGGATGAGACCACAGTGTTTGCACCGGCGATTATCCGAGGCGAATCCCTGGCGGGCAGTCAGACGTCGGTGCCGGAACATGTCGTCCCTGCGGAGAACGTGCCATCTCCGTCCTGTCTGACCACGGCATCAGGCCGGATCGAGATCGTGCTGATGCACGGGCCTCGCGTGATCGTCGACACTGGTGTCGATGCGGCGGCGCTTCGCCGGGTTCTCGATGTGTTGGAGCGCCCATGA
- a CDS encoding energy transducer TonB, whose protein sequence is MTGLDEQKPSRRLWISAAVIALALHIGGAALAIVHLQTEEADDALGATAIEIGLEMASVRREVTDLPPGPDTDASAASPQLSEQKAEVKETELPQDKPTEPEEADRVVTENESKKPKEDDPKIAAVQTSASTESVASEATATPSSEAIPEGQHSVAPVIGTGESARRARATWQKELVAHLDKHKRYPKERQQKSAEIQIRFTLDRMGHVLSTDIEKGSGDTAFDEAALAMLRRSDPVPMPPPVIADEGLTFTLPVIFRVKSKS, encoded by the coding sequence TTGACCGGTCTCGACGAGCAAAAGCCATCCCGGCGGCTCTGGATTTCTGCCGCGGTGATCGCGCTCGCGCTTCACATCGGGGGAGCAGCGCTGGCGATTGTGCATTTGCAGACCGAGGAAGCCGATGACGCCCTCGGCGCAACGGCGATCGAGATCGGGCTCGAAATGGCCTCCGTCCGTCGGGAGGTGACCGACCTCCCACCGGGGCCGGACACCGATGCTTCCGCGGCTTCGCCTCAGCTCTCCGAACAGAAGGCCGAGGTCAAGGAAACCGAACTCCCGCAGGACAAGCCGACCGAGCCCGAAGAGGCCGACCGGGTGGTGACGGAGAACGAGTCGAAGAAGCCGAAAGAGGACGATCCGAAGATCGCGGCGGTGCAGACCTCGGCTTCCACCGAGTCGGTTGCCTCCGAAGCCACCGCGACGCCGAGTTCGGAGGCGATTCCGGAAGGGCAGCATTCCGTCGCGCCGGTGATCGGCACTGGCGAGAGCGCGCGGCGCGCACGCGCGACCTGGCAGAAGGAGCTGGTCGCGCATCTCGACAAGCACAAGCGGTACCCGAAGGAACGGCAGCAAAAATCCGCCGAGATCCAGATTCGCTTCACGCTCGACCGCATGGGCCACGTGCTCTCGACCGATATCGAAAAAGGTTCGGGCGATACGGCCTTCGACGAAGCGGCGCTGGCGATGCTGCGGCGCTCCGATCCGGTGCCGATGCCGCCACCGGTGATCGCCGACGAAGGTCTGACCTTCACCTTGCCCGTGATCTTCCGCGTCAAGAGCAAGAGCTGA
- a CDS encoding multidrug efflux RND transporter permease subunit: protein MSGGISAPFIRYPIGTSLMMAGIMFVGLVAYPLLPVAPLPQVDFPTIQVTASLPGGSPETMASSVAQPLERQLAQVPGVAQMTSTSYLGTTAINIQFDLNRSIDAAANDVQAAINAAGGQLPKNLPSPPIYRKVNPADSPVLLLSATSDTLPLTSVSDAVDAQLAQQISQISGVAQVIIGGQQKPAIRIQIDPAKLVAKGLSLEDVRNQIAITTVNSPKGNIDGDRRAYTIYANDQLPDSKDWNDVIIAYRNGGPLRIRDIGQAVTGPEDAKQAAWANGKRGVFLIVYKQPGANVIETVDKIKAELPRLVAAIPSAIKIDVISDRTQTIRAAVHDVQFTLLLTIALVVMVIFIFLRSFWATVIPAVTVPLALLGACALMWVFDYSLDNLSLMALTIAVGFVVDDAIVMLENITRYIEQGEKPLAAAFKGAREIGFTIVSISVSLVAVLIPLLLMGGIIGRLFREFAVTLAMTILVSMIVSLTLTPMMASRFLRAHGEVRHGRFYQWSERGFDAMLHTYERGLDLALRWKFTTLMIFFATLGLSVYLFVIIPKGFFPQQDNGLITATSEASQDISFADMKRRQEELGKIVQADPDVASVAMVIGGSGRAGNNGNLFITLKPRDERKASAQAIIARLRPQLDKVEGARLYMQAAQDVRLGGRPTRTQFEFTLQDADLAELNEWAPKILAKMQTLPELRDVATDQQTNGTTLELKINRDTASRYGVQPQLIDDTLYDAFGQRQVTQYFTQLNTYKVVLEVLPELQGSLDTLNKIYVKSPATGDQVPLSAFATWTSVPVRPLSISHQGQFPATTISFNLAQGVALGQATDAVQKAMAELGAPATLKSSFQGTAQAFQQSLGTVPLLILAALVVVYLILGILYESYIHPITILSTLPSAGVGALAILMLFGFDFSLIALIGIVLLIGIVKKNGIMMIDFAITAERDERLEPEAAIRKAALLRFRPIMMTTMAALLGGVPLMLGTGTGSEIRQPLGYAMVGGLIVSQALTLFTTPVVYVYLDRLSNAFARWSRSANPDRDADPGERDPVKQAAE from the coding sequence ATGAGCGGCGGGATCTCCGCGCCCTTCATTCGCTACCCGATCGGCACCTCGCTGATGATGGCCGGAATCATGTTCGTCGGCCTCGTCGCCTATCCGCTTTTGCCGGTCGCGCCCCTGCCGCAGGTCGATTTTCCGACCATCCAGGTGACAGCCTCCCTGCCCGGCGGCAGCCCGGAAACCATGGCCTCGTCGGTGGCGCAGCCGCTGGAGCGTCAACTCGCGCAGGTTCCCGGCGTCGCGCAGATGACATCGACCAGCTATCTCGGCACGACGGCGATCAATATTCAGTTCGATCTCAACCGCTCGATCGATGCCGCCGCGAACGACGTGCAAGCGGCGATCAATGCCGCCGGCGGCCAGTTGCCGAAAAACCTGCCCTCGCCACCGATCTATCGCAAGGTCAACCCGGCCGACTCGCCCGTGCTCCTGCTGTCGGCGACGTCGGACACGCTGCCGCTGACATCAGTCAGCGACGCCGTCGATGCCCAGCTCGCGCAGCAGATCAGCCAGATCTCCGGCGTCGCTCAGGTCATCATCGGCGGGCAGCAGAAGCCGGCGATCCGCATTCAGATCGACCCGGCCAAGCTCGTCGCCAAGGGGCTGTCGCTGGAGGACGTACGCAACCAGATTGCGATCACGACTGTGAACAGCCCCAAAGGCAATATCGACGGCGACCGCCGCGCCTACACCATTTACGCCAACGACCAGTTGCCGGACTCAAAGGATTGGAACGACGTCATCATCGCCTATCGCAACGGCGGCCCGTTGCGAATCCGCGATATCGGCCAGGCCGTTACCGGGCCGGAAGACGCCAAGCAGGCGGCCTGGGCCAATGGCAAGCGCGGCGTGTTCCTGATCGTGTACAAGCAGCCCGGCGCCAACGTCATCGAGACCGTCGACAAGATCAAGGCGGAGTTGCCGCGGCTGGTCGCTGCGATTCCATCGGCAATCAAGATCGACGTCATCAGCGATCGCACCCAGACTATCCGCGCAGCGGTGCACGACGTGCAATTCACTTTGCTGCTCACCATCGCGCTGGTCGTCATGGTGATCTTCATCTTCCTGCGCAGTTTCTGGGCGACTGTGATTCCGGCCGTGACGGTGCCGCTGGCGCTGCTCGGCGCCTGCGCGCTGATGTGGGTATTCGACTATTCGCTCGACAATCTTTCGCTGATGGCGCTCACCATCGCCGTCGGCTTCGTGGTCGACGACGCCATCGTGATGCTGGAGAACATCACGCGATACATCGAGCAAGGCGAAAAGCCGCTTGCCGCCGCCTTCAAGGGCGCCCGTGAAATCGGCTTCACCATCGTCTCGATCAGCGTCTCGCTGGTCGCGGTGCTGATCCCGCTGTTGCTGATGGGCGGCATCATCGGCCGGCTGTTCCGCGAGTTCGCGGTGACGCTGGCGATGACCATCCTGGTGTCGATGATCGTGTCGCTGACCCTGACGCCAATGATGGCCTCGCGCTTCCTGCGCGCGCACGGCGAGGTCAGGCACGGCCGGTTCTATCAATGGAGCGAGCGCGGCTTCGACGCGATGCTGCACACCTATGAGCGCGGTCTCGATCTCGCGCTGCGCTGGAAGTTCACGACGCTGATGATCTTCTTCGCTACCCTCGGTCTGTCGGTCTATCTGTTCGTCATCATCCCCAAGGGCTTCTTTCCGCAGCAGGACAACGGCCTGATCACGGCTACTTCGGAGGCCAGCCAGGACATCTCCTTCGCCGACATGAAGCGGCGCCAGGAGGAACTCGGCAAGATCGTGCAGGCCGATCCCGATGTGGCCTCGGTCGCGATGGTGATCGGCGGCAGCGGCCGCGCCGGCAACAATGGCAATCTGTTCATCACGTTGAAGCCGCGCGACGAGCGCAAGGCGTCTGCGCAAGCGATCATCGCCCGCCTCCGTCCCCAACTCGATAAGGTCGAGGGCGCCCGCCTCTATATGCAGGCGGCGCAGGACGTGCGGCTCGGCGGCCGGCCGACCCGGACCCAGTTCGAGTTCACGCTGCAGGACGCCGACCTTGCCGAACTGAACGAGTGGGCGCCGAAGATCCTGGCGAAGATGCAGACGCTGCCCGAGCTTCGCGACGTCGCCACCGACCAGCAGACCAACGGCACCACGCTGGAGCTGAAGATCAACCGCGATACCGCCTCGCGCTACGGCGTCCAGCCGCAACTGATCGACGACACGCTGTATGATGCGTTCGGCCAGCGCCAGGTGACGCAGTACTTTACGCAGCTCAACACCTACAAGGTGGTGCTCGAAGTGCTGCCGGAATTGCAGGGCAGTCTCGACACGCTGAACAAGATCTATGTGAAATCGCCAGCCACCGGCGACCAGGTGCCGCTGTCGGCCTTTGCCACCTGGACCAGCGTGCCGGTGCGGCCGTTGTCGATCAGCCATCAGGGCCAGTTTCCGGCGACCACGATCAGCTTCAACCTGGCGCAGGGCGTGGCGCTGGGCCAGGCGACCGACGCGGTGCAGAAGGCGATGGCTGAGCTTGGCGCGCCGGCGACGCTCAAGTCGAGCTTCCAGGGCACGGCGCAGGCGTTCCAGCAGTCGCTCGGCACCGTGCCGCTGTTGATCCTTGCAGCCCTCGTGGTGGTGTATTTGATCCTCGGCATTCTCTACGAAAGTTACATCCACCCGATCACCATTCTGTCCACGCTGCCGTCCGCCGGCGTCGGTGCGCTCGCCATATTGATGCTGTTCGGATTCGATTTCAGCCTGATCGCCCTGATCGGCATCGTGCTTCTGATCGGCATCGTGAAGAAGAACGGCATCATGATGATCGACTTCGCCATCACGGCCGAACGCGACGAGCGCCTGGAGCCTGAAGCCGCGATCCGCAAGGCCGCGCTGCTGCGGTTTCGCCCGATCATGATGACGACGATGGCGGCGCTGCTTGGCGGCGTGCCGCTGATGCTCGGTACCGGCACCGGATCGGAAATCCGCCAGCCGCTGGGTTACGCCATGGTCGGCGGCCTGATCGTCAGCCAGGCGCTGACGCTGTTCACGACGCCGGTGGTTTACGTTTATCTCGACCGGCTCTCGAATGCGTTTGCGCGCTGGAGCCGGTCGGCCAATCCGGACCGGGATGCTGATCCGGGCGAACGCGACCCCGTCAAGCAAGCCGCCGAATGA